The DNA sequence AAGTTTATTAATCAAGGATGTACTTTATAATGATATGAGTTCCTGCCATAGTGACAGCGATAAATAGATATAATGGCGAGAAGTGCCAAAATGGCAATAATAAAAATATTGATAAACAAAATAAAAACTTATAAAATAATTCCGGATTAGGGTTTTTGTTGTGATTATAAATGATTGTTTTATAAAGCACTGTGATAGTTTTCATGATAATAATTTCTATTTATAATTATGATAGTAATTCATTAATACCTGTTGCAAAAATGATAATATTTTATGGGTATGTAATTTGCGTAACTTCTCTTAATATATTTTTTAAAAGTTAGTATAAGGATTCAAATATGATGGCAGTATTAGACCCACGTGCGGGACAATATTCACTTCTTATAACAGATGATGATGAATCATGCCGTGATAGTTTAAAAGACATATTCGAGCCTAAGGGTTATATTACCTATCTTGCTAGCTGTGGACGTGAAGCGGTAAAGATAGCCAGGACCGTAGATGTCGATTTATTAATTTTGGATGTACATCTTCCTGATTATAGTGGTCTTGAGACATTTAAGATTATAAAAAAAGAAATTAGATTTGGTATTCCTTGTATCTTTATATCAGGGGAAATAACAAAAGAGCTTCAAATAGACCTTATTAGCGCAAACGCCTATACCCTGATATCAAAACCGATTAATGTTAATATTTTGAAAGATTCTGTAGAGCAAGTTATTGCCAAATATTATTGGAAATAGTCCATCTGTTGTGTATCACTGCGAGAATAAAATAATTGTAAGGTTAAAGCATCGATAAGATTTTTAAGGTGTTAGCTAAAGAAAGGAGTATTTTTATTTATGAATGTAAAACCATTAGGCGAAAAATTACTCATAAAGAGAGTCGAAGCTGAAGGGAAGACTGCGGGTGGCATCGTGTTGCCTGATACGGCTAAGGAGAAACCCAGAGAAGGTAAAGTTATTGCGTTAGGAGATGGAAAATTGCTGAAGAATGGCGAACGGGTAAAATTTCAGGTTAAAGCAGGCGATAGGGTACTGTTTAGCTCTTACGGTGGTACTGAAGTGAAGATCGATGGTGAAGAATATCTGTTAATGTCCGAGGATGATATTCTCGCTATAATTAGTTAATATTTTAGGAGGTAGCGATGGCTGCGAAAAAGATTATCTATGGGTACGATGCCAGCGAGGCCGTAAAGAAGGGTATTCAGAAGTTGGCTCGCGCTGTTAAGGTCACGTTGGGGCCGAAAGGCCGGAATGTTGTCATTGAAAAGAGTTTCGGATCACCAGTGGTGATTAACGATGGTGTTACTGTTGCAAAAGAGATTGAGCTTGAAGATCCCTATGAAGATATGGGCGCAAGGATGGTTAGAGAGGCTGCTTCAAAAACGAATGATATGGTAGGCGATGGAACTTCTACGGCAACACTTTTGGCTGAGGCTATATTTGAGGAAGGTATTAAGAACATTACAGCCGGAGCAAATCCTGTTGATATTAAACATGGTATTGAGAAAGCTGTTGGCGCATTGACAAAAGAACTTACCAGGATAAGTATTAAAATATCGGGGAAAAAGGAGATTGCCCAAATTGCTACCATTGCTGCGAATAACGATGAAGAGATTGGCAATGAAATCGCAGATGCAATGGAAAAAGTTGGCAAAGACGGTGTTATTACTGTAGAGGAAGGAAAAAGCTTTAAGACTACCGTTGAACTTGTTGAGGGTATGCAGTTCGACAGGGGCTATTTATCCCCTTACTTCGTGACTTCTCCCGATACTATGGAAGCCATATTCGAGAATCCTTATATTTTGATCCATGAAAAGAAGTTATCTGCTATAAAGGATTTAGTTCCTTTATTAGAGAAGATCGCTAAGTCAGGTAGAGCATTAGTTATTCTTGCAGAAGATGTAGAAGGTGAGGCGCTTAGTACGCTTGTTATCAATAAACTTCGAGGTACTTTGCAATGTGTTGCTGTTAAGGCGCCTGGTTTTGGCGATAGACGGAAAGCAATGTTAGATGATATTGCTATTCTTACGAATGGTAAAGCCTTGTTTGAGGATTTGGGGATACAGCTTTCCAGCATACAACTTACCGACCTGGGTAGGGCAAAGAAGGTTGTTATCGATAAAGATAAGACGACTATTATTAGTGGCGCTGGTGATTCAAAAGAAATCCAGGGAAGAATCTCACAGATCAAAGCAGAGATAAAGATAACCACTTCTGATTATGACCGAGAGAAATTGCAGGAACGGCTTGCGAAGCTCTCGGGTGGAATCGCACAAATTAATGTCGGTGCTGCTACAGAAGTAGAAATGAAGGAAAAAAAGGCGCGTGTTGAGGATGCGGTAAACGCTACAAGGGCTGCTGTAGAAGAAGGTATTCTGCCTGGAGGTGGAGTTGCTCTTATAAGGGCATCAAAGGTTTTGGATACCGTGCCTGCCAAAGGAGATGAAAAGATTGGAATAAATATTGTCAGGGTAGCTATTGAAAGACCTATCCAACAGATTGCTGAAAATGCCGGCCTTGAAGGCGCTGTTATATTACAAAAGGTAAAAGAAGGCACAGGTAATTTTGGTTATGATGCTTTTCGTGAACAATTTACGGACATGGTCGAGTCGGGTATTGTTGATGCTGCAAAGGTTGTAAAAGTAGCATTACAAAATGGTGCTAGCATTGCTGCATTGCTTCTTACGACCAATGCCGTTATGGGAGAAATTCCTGAGGAGAAAGGAACAGAAGGCGCTACTCCGCATATGCACAAACATTAATGAAAATTATCTACAGTATTGCATCTTTCAAAAAAGGCGTTGATTTAAAAATCAACGCCTTTTTTTATTAAAGATTGATTTTTATGCTTTTATTATTAAAATACTTAGCAACTATTACTCTGGAGAAACTATATTTTTTCATGTTTTCGAAACCTACTTTATTTTGAATGTATTTGGTGAATTATGCCATTAACCAATCGTCGCAATCAGTACCAGTCTCCATTCTCTGAACGATATGCGAGTACAGAGATGTGCTATATTTTCTCTGACCAATATAAATTTAGTACCTGGAGAAAACTTTGGATTGCCCTTGCAGAGGCGCAACAAGAACTTGGGTTACCATCTATTACTTCTGATCAGATTGATGAAATGCGGCGCTTTCAGGATACGATTAATTTTGATGTTGCAAGAGAGTATGAGAAAAAGCTCAGGCATGATGTTATGTCGCATATTTATGCCTATGGTGAGCAATGTCCAAAGGCAAGAGCAATTATTCATCTTGGTGCAACGAGTGCTTATGTACAAGATAATACTGATCTCATCCAAATGAAAGCGGGACTGTATATTATCCTTGCAAAGCTGATAAATACGATAAAAATTCTTTCACATCAAGCGATGAAATATAAAGCTCTTGCAACCTTAAGCTTTACTCATTTCCAGCCAGCCCAACCGACAACATTAGGAAAACGTATTTGCTTGTGGATACAGGACTATGTTTTAGATGTTGAGGAGCTTGAAATGAGAATTGGTCATTTACGGTTCCACGGCGTAAAGGGTACAACGGGTACACAAGCCAGCTTTATGTCACTCTTCCATAACGATACAGAAAAGGTCAAAAGACTCGATGAGCTTGTTACAAGAAAAATGGGATTTGAGAGTTCTTATCCGGTGACCGGGCAAACCTACCCGCGTAAGATTGATAGTCAAATTATGTTTTGCCTTGCTGGTATAGCAGAATCGGCCCACAAATTTTCTAATGATATGCGATTACTTCAGCATCTGAAAGAGGCAGAAGAGCCGTTTGAGGAAGAACAGATTGGTTCATCAGCAATGGCCTATAAAAGAAACCCTATGCGTTGTGAGCGCATAGCTGCTCTTGCGCGTTACGTATTGTGTAATTGTCTGAATCCGGCATTTACTGCAGCATCACAATGGTTTGAAAGGACATTGGATGATTCTGCCAATAAGAGAATTTCAGTTCCGGAGGCGTTTCTTGCTATAGATGGTATATTAAATATTGTACTCAATGTTGCTTCCGGATTTAACGTTTATTCCTCTGTTATTCATCGGCACCTTGTTGATGAGATACCTTTTATGGTAACAGAGAATATCCTTATGGAGGCAGTAAATGCAGGAGGTGACCGTCAGGCGGTTCATGAAAGTATCCGCAAACATGCAATGGAGGCCGCCTCAAAGATGAAGGAAGAGGGAAATACAAATGATCTTTTGGAGCGAATTTCACAAGATCCGCTATTTTCACGAATCAGACAAAAGATAAAGGAGATTTGTGATCCAATTAAATTGGTTGGCAGGGCGCCGCAACAATCAGAAGAATTTATAACTCACGTTGTAGACCCTCTCTTGCATCGGTATAATCATCTTATTGATAAAGAATTAATACCAGCATTGCATGTGTAATGTGCAGATGCGAATAATGTAGCTTTGTTATTCTTTATTTTATGGTAAGGAAAGAATCATTAAGCAAACTCTCCTCTATATTGATTACCGATAGGAATTTTTGTAAGCAATCGTTTTTTACTACGATAAAACTGGCGCTTAAAGGCGGTATTAAAACTATACAATTGAGAGAAAAGGGGCTTACGACATATGAACTTTATTCTTTAGCATCTGAATTACGAACGATAACCTCGGATTTCAGAGCAAATTTAATTATCAACGACAGGGTCGATATTGCCCTTGCAGTGGAAGCCGATGGTGTGCATTTAGGATGGCAATCCTTGCCCTATAATATAGTAAGGAAATTGTTTGGTTTTGAAAAATTGATAGGTGTATCGACCCATACTATTCAAGAGGCACTGCAGGCTCAAGAGAATGAGGCAGATTATATTACCTTTGGGCCTGTCTTTACCACACCTTCAAAGGCAGGGCTTTTAAATCCTGTCGGGCCCGATGAAATTCAAAAACTGAAAAATAAGGTACATATACCTGTTGTTGCTCTGGGCGGAATTCATGAAGGGAATGTAGAAACTGTTTTGGATAAGGGGGCGGATGGGATCGCTGTTATTTCAAGTATTATGCATGCCGATAATCCAGAAAATGCAGCCAGATCTTTATCTCATAGAATCAGCGTATATAAGAAATAATTTTGTTTTTCTTAAAGCGGCAGGGTTTTAAACAAATAATGATTAAATAGGGGATGCCTATGCAATTGTTAGAAAAATTACATTTTAATGAGAAGGGACTTATTCCATCGGTGATTGTAGATATAGTGGATGGAAAGGTACTTACGTTATGCTATATGAATAAGGAAGCGGTTACAAAAACGATTGAAACGAGTAAGGTGCATGTGTTCCGCCGTTCTCAAAATCGGCTCATGATTAAAGGAGAAAGTTCAGGTCATATTCAGGTTGTAAAAAGGGTATTTTTTGATTGCGAAGGGAACTCGCTTGTTTTTATGGTAGAACAACAAGTAGCTGCATGTCATGCTGGTTATAAAACGTGTTTTTATCGGGAATATTTTCCCAAAACAGATAGTATCCAGATTGTAGAAAATAAAATATTTGATCCTGACAAAGTC is a window from the Candidatus Jettenia sp. genome containing:
- the thiE gene encoding thiamine phosphate synthase, translated to MVRKESLSKLSSILITDRNFCKQSFFTTIKLALKGGIKTIQLREKGLTTYELYSLASELRTITSDFRANLIINDRVDIALAVEADGVHLGWQSLPYNIVRKLFGFEKLIGVSTHTIQEALQAQENEADYITFGPVFTTPSKAGLLNPVGPDEIQKLKNKVHIPVVALGGIHEGNVETVLDKGADGIAVISSIMHADNPENAARSLSHRISVYKK
- the groL gene encoding chaperonin GroEL (60 kDa chaperone family; promotes refolding of misfolded polypeptides especially under stressful conditions; forms two stacked rings of heptamers to form a barrel-shaped 14mer; ends can be capped by GroES; misfolded proteins enter the barrel where they are refolded when GroES binds), which produces MAAKKIIYGYDASEAVKKGIQKLARAVKVTLGPKGRNVVIEKSFGSPVVINDGVTVAKEIELEDPYEDMGARMVREAASKTNDMVGDGTSTATLLAEAIFEEGIKNITAGANPVDIKHGIEKAVGALTKELTRISIKISGKKEIAQIATIAANNDEEIGNEIADAMEKVGKDGVITVEEGKSFKTTVELVEGMQFDRGYLSPYFVTSPDTMEAIFENPYILIHEKKLSAIKDLVPLLEKIAKSGRALVILAEDVEGEALSTLVINKLRGTLQCVAVKAPGFGDRRKAMLDDIAILTNGKALFEDLGIQLSSIQLTDLGRAKKVVIDKDKTTIISGAGDSKEIQGRISQIKAEIKITTSDYDREKLQERLAKLSGGIAQINVGAATEVEMKEKKARVEDAVNATRAAVEEGILPGGGVALIRASKVLDTVPAKGDEKIGINIVRVAIERPIQQIAENAGLEGAVILQKVKEGTGNFGYDAFREQFTDMVESGIVDAAKVVKVALQNGASIAALLLTTNAVMGEIPEEKGTEGATPHMHKH
- a CDS encoding phosphoribosyl-AMP cyclohydrolase; translated protein: MQLLEKLHFNEKGLIPSVIVDIVDGKVLTLCYMNKEAVTKTIETSKVHVFRRSQNRLMIKGESSGHIQVVKRVFFDCEGNSLVFMVEQQVAACHAGYKTCFYREYFPKTDSIQIVENKIFDPDKVYNK
- the purB gene encoding adenylosuccinate lyase — encoded protein: MPLTNRRNQYQSPFSERYASTEMCYIFSDQYKFSTWRKLWIALAEAQQELGLPSITSDQIDEMRRFQDTINFDVAREYEKKLRHDVMSHIYAYGEQCPKARAIIHLGATSAYVQDNTDLIQMKAGLYIILAKLINTIKILSHQAMKYKALATLSFTHFQPAQPTTLGKRICLWIQDYVLDVEELEMRIGHLRFHGVKGTTGTQASFMSLFHNDTEKVKRLDELVTRKMGFESSYPVTGQTYPRKIDSQIMFCLAGIAESAHKFSNDMRLLQHLKEAEEPFEEEQIGSSAMAYKRNPMRCERIAALARYVLCNCLNPAFTAASQWFERTLDDSANKRISVPEAFLAIDGILNIVLNVASGFNVYSSVIHRHLVDEIPFMVTENILMEAVNAGGDRQAVHESIRKHAMEAASKMKEEGNTNDLLERISQDPLFSRIRQKIKEICDPIKLVGRAPQQSEEFITHVVDPLLHRYNHLIDKELIPALHV
- a CDS encoding response regulator, which codes for MMAVLDPRAGQYSLLITDDDESCRDSLKDIFEPKGYITYLASCGREAVKIARTVDVDLLILDVHLPDYSGLETFKIIKKEIRFGIPCIFISGEITKELQIDLISANAYTLISKPINVNILKDSVEQVIAKYYWK
- the groES gene encoding co-chaperone GroES — encoded protein: MNVKPLGEKLLIKRVEAEGKTAGGIVLPDTAKEKPREGKVIALGDGKLLKNGERVKFQVKAGDRVLFSSYGGTEVKIDGEEYLLMSEDDILAIIS